From Camelus ferus isolate YT-003-E chromosome 15, BCGSAC_Cfer_1.0, whole genome shotgun sequence, the proteins below share one genomic window:
- the RAD51AP2 gene encoding RAD51-associated protein 2, which produces MSLARCARWLAELSELSSASPPPNDPDSPPPSKRLRLEEPGGVPEAGWRLPLVPHLSEVEKVWELSPRPFKALLVPYEEIFENSTDSCVEKSVSGKKTCNLGCQNKKFETNSYLWSLPSQNFDSGLRASRRSCEPALCDREVFGVHCSGRPEAEAGQLPNAFLHDVRGVKNEDGKEYLVQGRDNGQKDNDHIKQTKNQFLDVTCYKETKPTFHDIKNRGKADSAVPSDEKENSISASTPKISKSQNQPSMEIAKPSYFRDSCTMSIPEFPAGLNSKMSPVYLKEIAKNKNDKNEAYVRDFTNIYWSQNRPDVKKQKLQDDKIVDAENIFSECCENHQSLSNRSICVRKKDLISLHDYNHCSVKSDVRVTAKNFTIKLEHANWEEAETCLDSYICTRLEKPQSRDCNIRHILRKSGENCWIMGNSETECENMKKSEEKLNLQQLLEIGLLSKEDRNMKAMNAHEGQSKPLMVGTLGSQKASIKFFWLKSKGENGNMLELSYYTTQNDFHFSNTFESFITEIFYFYRSISGNQKDNRILTWYEILKCKKQIDTQNLITENMTVNRKNDILSINLQTSASDPQNVILKTSIALLLNHFDCLTRIENDSKLEEECISKWIIYMNYPKNVTVEGHTVYPVRILTFSRLLEDNMEPMSEKRRLFKTEKVFEESEEKLINSFSMTTKNTHFPIFETYEEIPLLMDFDDMDEIFLTKEISYKNMSCPEQLMNVENWVHCSPKTVKTHVKSGSQLIQNNQKHINKNIYGMNAQNQDLDTAGKQKHSKISRYDFKCVLEDFFNIRQQATLASQDTKYSEQTNPTTITQVLSFGNLLSETEGKKHDLILKEEVKVTAQSLTDSCQVHEDIKIEKEEKNSFYSMDGMFAVLPVSVMSKKVDVEETKYVNQNNVADRNEYESILQKSELANSKHFYPKNDATECVNHLFETHLSVGNNESFQDLTAKCLSTETLTIANNFEMKSKFDLVLKELHMFHEISKENEILSPVETNSGQENYFGKNNDVEKVKMEIKKGLKMGTENKISSSPLLCDTIAGPNMHKKHQNLFKWKPVPKNGEQEVPNKFCCQRASEELLYSTSKEDCEKCSSKRPAFFSDEFKEGEFNYLLKRGSNFSYGISRVLPLKTCSRPIRIGLSRKAKLKQLHPYLK; this is translated from the exons ATGTCGCTCGCGCGCTGCGCTCGGTGGCTTGCCGAGCTCAGTGAGCTTTCCTCCGCTTCACCTCCTCCTAACGACCCTGATTCTCCACCTCCCAGTAAGCGGCTCCGTCTTGAGGAGCCCGGCGGTGTCCCTGAGGCGGGGTGGAGGCTGCCTTTGGTGCCTCACTTGTCTGAGGTGGAGAAAGTCTGGGAGTTGTCGCCCAGACCCTTCAAGGCGCTCCTTGTTCCGTATGAGGAGATTTTTGAAAACTCCACAGACTCGTGTGTGGAGAAATCAGTCAGTGGGAAGAAAACATGTAATCTGGGATGCCAAAATAAGAAGTTTGAGACGAATAGTTATTTGTGGTCTCTCCCCTCACAAAATTTTGATTCTGGTTTGAGGGCTTCCAGAAGGTCTTGTGAACCAGCACTGTGTGACAGAGAGGTTTTCGGTGTGCATTGCAGCGGTAGACCTGAAGCAGAGGCTGGTCAGCTGCCCAACGCCTTCTTACACGATGTACGTGGAGTTAAAAACGAGGACGGAAAAGAATATTTAGTCCAGGGGAGAGACAATGGTCAGAAAGACAATGAtcacataaaacagacaaaaaatcaatttttagatGTTACCTGTTACAAGGAAACCAAACCAACATTTCATGATATTAAGAACAGAGGTAAAGCTGACAGTGCTGTGCCatcagatgaaaaagaaaatagcatttcAGCATCTACACCAAAAATATCAAAATCTCAAAACCAGCCCAGCATGGAAATTGCTAAACCCAGCTATTTCAGAGATAGCTGCACAATGAGTATCCCTGAGTTTCCAGCTGGTTTAAACAGCAAAATGTCCCCTGTCTATTTAAAGGAAATAGCAAAGAACAAGAACGACAAAAATGAGGCATATGTTAGggatttcacaaacatttactggTCCCAAAACAGACCTGATGTAAAGAAGCAAAAGTTACAGGATGATAAAATTGTggatgcagaaaatattttttctgaatgttGTGAAAACCACCAGTCACTCAGCAACCGAAGTATTTGTGTGAGAAAAAAAGACTTGATCAGTTTACACGACTATAACCACTGTAGTGTCAAGTCTGATGTAAGAGTCACTGCAAAGAATTTCACTATTAAACTAGAGCATGCAAATTGGGAAGAAGCAGAAACATGCTTGGACAGTTACATATGTACCAGATTGGAAAAACCGCAGAGCAGGGACTGTAATATTAgacatattttgagaaaaagtggggaaaattGTTGGATTATGGGTAATTCTGAAACTgaatgtgaaaatatgaaaaaatctgaagaaaaattgAATTTGCAACAATTATTAGAAATAGGTCTTTTAAGCAAGGAAGATCGCAATATGAAAGCCATGAATGCACATGAAGGGCAATCAAAGCCTCTCATGGTGGGAACACTGGGTAGTCAAAAagcttcaataaaatttttttggttaaaaagtaaaggagaaaatggTAATATGCTAGAGTTGAGCTATTATACTACACAAAACGACTTTCATTTTAGCAATACTTTTGAAAGTTTCAtcacagaaattttttatttctatagaagTATTTCAGGAAATCAAAAAGATAATAGAATTTTAACCTGGTATGAAATTTTGAAGTGTAAAAAGCAAATTGATACTCAAAATCTAATAACTGAGAATATGACTGTCAAtagaaaaaatgatattttaagcaTAAATTTACAAACCAGTGCTTCAGACCCTCAAAATGTTATATTGAAAACCAGCATAGCTTTACTTCTTAATCACTTTGACTGTTTAACCCGAATTGAAAATGATTCTAAATTAGAAGAGGAATGCATTTCCAAGTGgataatatatatgaattatCCAAAAAATGTTACAGTGGAAGGTCATACTGTATATCCAGTCAGGATTTTAACTTTTTCAAGACTATTAGAAGATAATATGGAACCTATGTCAGAGAAAAGAAGactatttaaaactgaaaaagtttTTGAAGAGTCTGAGGAAAAACTTATCAATTCCTTTAGTATGAcaactaaaaatacacattttccaatttttgaaACATATGAAGAAATTCCTCTTTTAATGGACTTTGATGACATGGATGAAATTTTTTTGACAAAAGAAATTAGTTACAAGAATATGAGTTGTCCTGAACAACTCATGAATGTGGAAAATTGGGTTCACTGTAGTCCTAAAACTGTTAAAACACATGTTAAGTCTGGTTCTCAACTCATACAGAACAACCAGaaacatattaataaaaacatttatggaatgaatgCACAGAATCAAGATTTAGACActgcaggaaaacaaaagcaTAGTAAGATCAGTAGATACGATTTTAAATGCGTACTTGAAGATTTTTTCAATATTAGGCAACAGGCTACACTGGCAAGCCAAGACACAAAATACAGTGAACAAACCAATCCCACAACTATAACTCAGGTGCTAAGTTTTGGGAACTTGCTAagtgaaactgaaggaaaaaaacatgacTTAATTTTGAAGGAGGAAGTAAAAGTCACAGCACAAAGTTTAACAGACAGTTGCCAAGTGCATGAAGATATTAagatagaaaaggaagagaagaatagTTTTTATTCAATGGATGGCATGTTTGCTGTGCTACCAGTTTCAGTGATGAGTAAGAAAGTTGATGTGGAAGAAACTAAATATGTTAATCAAAATAATGTAGCTGACAGAAATGAATATGAGAGTATTTTGCAAAAAAGTGAGTTAGCTAATTCAAAGCATTTTTATCCAAAGAATGATGCTACAGAATGTGTTAATCATCTATTTGAAACTCATTTGAGTGTAGGGAACAATGAAAGTTTTCAGGACTTAACTGCCAAGTGTTTGTCAACAGAAACTCTGACAATAGCAAACAATTTTGAGATGAAGAGTAAATTTGATTTAGTACTTAAAGAACTTCATATGTTCCATGAAATtagtaaggaaaatgaaattctaaGCCCTGTGGAAACCAACAGTGGCCAAGaaaattactttggaaaaaataatgatgttgagaaggtaaaaatggagattaaaaaaggtttgaaaatgggtacagaaaacaaaataagttcATCTCCTTTGCTCTGTGATACTATAGCAGGACCTAATATGCATAAAAAacaccaaaatttatttaaatggaaaccGGTACCCAAAAATGGAGAACAGGAAGTTCCTAATAAATTTTGCTGTCAAAGAGCATCAGAAGAATTACTCTATTCTACTTCCAAGGAAG attgtgAAAAATGTTCATCTAAAAGACCGGCTTTTTTCTCTGATGAATTTAAGGAGGGAGAATTTAATTACTTACTGAAGcgag GTAGTAATTTTTCATATGGAATTTCAAGAGTACTACCTCTTAAGACATGCAGTCGACCAATCAGAATTGGTTTGTCAAGAAAAGCTAAGCTTAAACAACTTCATCCCTATCTGAAATAA